The sequence below is a genomic window from Vicinamibacterales bacterium.
CGCAGCCAGAACGATGCGTACGTCCTCTCCGAACCGGCCCTCCGCGGGGTCACTCCACCCCAGGAATTCCAGCAACCGAGTCTTTGCGTCGTCCTCCCTCTGCCGCTGACCGTAATACCTTTGCAATGTTTCCACTGCGTCGTCGAAGGTCATCTTCGAGACCATCGCGGCATATCGGAGAGCTTGTAGATCGGCACGGCTGTCGTCCGTCGTTCGCTTCAGCTCGACGACAACCAATCGCGCCTGGCGGTCCACGCCGAGCAGGTCGATCCGACGGTCACTTCGATCCCAACTTGAGAACTCTTCCGAGATGACCAACGTATCCGGGGCGATCACGTCAATGTGGTCTCGAAGAAGGCGCTGAAGGTCGCTCCGCTCCAGGAGACCGACGGCGCCGAAGTCGACGCGCTCCAGGCCGCGAATCGCCGTTGAAGAGAGTTCGAATAGCGGCATTTGTCACTCAACTGCCTGACGTCGCGTTTCACAGCCGCCAAGGCTCACGATCGCACCGGCCGCTGTCGCCCTCAAGGGGTTGTTAGACGGCCTGCTTAACCCACTCGTATTGAGTGCTCGTTCGCAGTCGAAGGGCAGGTTTGTTGTAGAGCGTCCGTCGCCAACGCAGCACGAGGTACTCTTCGAGTTCGGATCGGCCAAGCGAAACTGGCAGAAACGCCAATTCAAACCGCTGCGCAAGGACGGCGTTCAGTTTGGCGTCCGTGGTTCTCGCCAGTCCCAGTCTCTTAATCAGAATCCGCCGAAATGTATGGTTCACCGTCCGTCCCTGATCGCCCATTCTCGCCAATAACCCGGACGTTTCACCTACATAAACGGGTTCACCTGTATGAGCAT
It includes:
- a CDS encoding endonuclease NucS domain-containing protein, with product MPLFELSSTAIRGLERVDFGAVGLLERSDLQRLLRDHIDVIAPDTLVISEEFSSWDRSDRRIDLLGVDRQARLVVVELKRTTDDSRADLQALRYAAMVSKMTFDDAVETLQRYYGQRQREDDAKTRLLEFLGWSDPAEGRFGEDVRIVLAA